One window of the Camelina sativa cultivar DH55 chromosome 1, Cs, whole genome shotgun sequence genome contains the following:
- the LOC104789797 gene encoding uncharacterized protein LOC104789797 has protein sequence MSSPLLGPPEIRDSNDLLTEPITTSGPSDPFMDAMVSNFNKFSKLNVSYSLPMGHTENGSATYLSAGNPCLDFFFHVVPDTPKESLEKRLQEAWDHDALTTLKLICNLRGVRGTGKSDKEGFYTAALWLHGHHPKTLACNLESISKFGYFKDFPEILYRLLQGSEIRSIQKSEWLEIKGGYLFSLETWRASFARGGERKLAATRELRVANAGKKKATASLDHKQKRISLGKEALSRYSHDPDYRFLHDRVSDLFANQLRRDVEFLTSGQPNKISLAAKWCPSLDSSFDKATLLCESIARKVFPRESFPEYEGVEEAHYAYRVRDRLRKQVLVPLRKTLQLPEVYMAARDWGSLPYNRVTSVAMKSYKEIFLKHDAERFQQYLNDAKTGKTKVAAGAVLPHEIIRDLDGGDGGQVAELQWKRMVDDLKEKGSLTNCMAICDVSGSMSGDPMDVSVALGLLVSELSEEPWRGKLITFSKNPELHLVEGDDLRSKTEFVMNMEWDMNTDFQKVFDLILEVAVEGKLKPEEMIKRVFVFSDMEFDQASTSTSPYNRWGWSPPTPSNEWETDYEVIVSKYREKGYGEAVPEIVFWNLRDSGSTPMLGNKKGVALVSGFSKNLLKIFLENDGEIDPIMIDPITIMEAAISKDEYLSLVVVD, from the coding sequence ATGTCTTCTCCGTTGCTTGGTCCACCAGAGATCCGAGACTCCAACGATCTCCTCACAGAACCCATCACAACTTCTGGTCCCAGCGACCCTTTCATGGACGCAATGGTCTCAAACTTTAACAAATTTAGTAAACTCAACGTCAGCTATTCACTTCCGATGGGACACACTGAGAATGGATCCGCCACGTACCTCTCCGCAGGCAACCCCTGCCTCGACTTCTTCTTCCACGTTGTTCCCGACACGCCCAAGGAATCTCTGGAGAAGCGGCTACAGGAGGCCTGGGACCACGACGCCTTGACCACTCTCAAGCTTATCTGTAACCTTCGTGGAGTCCGTGGCACCGGAAAATCTGACAAGGAAGGGTTTTACACGGCGGCGTTGTGGCTCCATGGTCACCATCCGAAAACCCTAGCTTGTAACCTCGAGTCCATCTCCAAATTTGGCTATTTTAAAGATTTCCCGGAGATTCTTTACCGGCTTCTACAAGGATCTGAAATCCGCAGTATCCAGAAGTCGGAATGGCTCGAGATAAAAGGCGGATATCTATTCTCTCTAGAAACCTGGAGAGCCTCTTTTGCAAGGGGTGGTGAAAGAAAGCTGGCGGCGACGAGGGAGCTGAGGGTAGCCAACGCAGGGAAAAAGAAAGCTACAGCTAGCTTGGATCACAAGCAAAAGAGAATTTCATTGGGGAAGGAGGCACTTTCAAGATACTCACACGATCCAGACTATAGATTTCTTCACGACCGTGTCTCTGATCTATTCGCAAATCAACTAAGAAGAGACGTTGAGTTTTTGACATCAGGCCAACCAAACAAAATCTCTCTAGCGGCTAAGTGGTGTCCATCTCTTGATTCTTCATTCGACAAAGCAACTCTTCTCTGCGAGAGTATTGCTAGGAAGGTGTTCCCCCGAGAGTCATTCCCGGAATACGAAGGCGTGGAAGAAGCTCACTATGCGTACAGAGTTCGTGATCGGCTAAGGAAACAAGTCCTTGTTCCCCTCCGGAAGACTCTGCAACTCCCTGAAGTATACATGGCAGCGAGAGATTGGGGATCTCTCCCTTACAACCGTGTTACTTCAGTGGCGATGAAGTCGTACAAGGAGATTTTCTTGAAGCACGACGCAGAGAGGTTTCAGCAATATCTCAATGATGCGAAGACGGGTAAAACCAAGGTAGCCGCCGGTGCTGTGTTACCTCACGAGATAATAAGAGATTTAGACGGCGGAGACGGTGGACAAGTCGCTGAGCTGCAATGGAAACGAATGGTTGATGATCTTAAAGAAAAAGGTTCTTTGACGAATTGCATGGCCATCTGTGACGTATCGGGGTCTATGAGTGGTGATCCAATGGATGTTTCCGTGGCGCTGGGTTTGCTAGTCTCTGAGCTATCAGAAGAGCCATGGAGAGGAAAGCTTATAACCTTCAGCAAAAACCCTGAACTGCATTTGGTTGAAGGAGACGATTTGAGgtcaaaaacagagtttgtgaTGAACATGGAATGGGATATGAACACTGATTTTCAGAAagtgtttgatttgattcttgaaGTGGCCGTAGAAGGGAAGCTGAAGCCGGAAGAGATGATCAAGAGGGTGTTTGTGTTCAGTGATATGGAGTTTGATCAAGCGTCGACTTCGACTTCACCATACAATAGATGGGGATGGTCGCCTCCGACTCCGAGTAATGAATGGGAAACAGATTACGAAGTGATTGTGAGCAAGTACAGAGAGAAAGGGTACGGAGAAGCTGTGCCGGAGATTGTGTTTTGGAACCTGAGGGATTCAGGGTCAACGCCTATGCTCGGAAACAAGAAAGGAGTGGCTTTGGTTAGTGGGTTTTCcaagaatttgttaaaaatattcttaGAAAATGATGGAGAGATTGATCCCATAATGATTGATCCCATAACCATCATGGAGGCTGCTATATCTAAAGATGAGTATCTGTCGCTTGTTGTagttgattga